CGGAGATGCTCAATCGCCTCGAGGAGGAAGCCTATCAGCGCCTCGTCGTGGAGGAGCCGGACCTGACCGAGGTCCAGCTGCGCGAGGCGGCGTCCGAGGAGCGGCGTCAGCTCGAGTTCTTCGAGGGCGTCATGTCGCACATCTACATCTACCGTCCGTAGGGGACGGCCCGGCCATGGCGAACCTCGTCGTGCTGCGCCGGGAGTTGGCGGCCACCGGCCGCATGATGCAGGAACGTGGCTACGTCGTGGCCGCCGAAGGGAACCTCTCGGTTCGTGTCGGCGGCCACTGTTTTCTGGTGACCCCGGCCGGCCGCCGCAAGGGCGATCTGCGCGTGCAGGATCTTGTCGAGGTCGACCTGCAGGGGCGCACGGCCCGGGGGCGCCCCACGAGCGAATGGCCCCTGCACCGGGAGATCTACCTCGCGCGGTCCGACGTCGGCGCCGTCTGCCACGCCCACTGCCCCTGGGCCACGGCCTTCGCCGCCGTCGGGCGCGACCTCGACGGCTCCCTCCTGACCGAGACCGCCGCGCTGCTCCCGCGCGTGCCCCTGGCGCCCCGGGCCGAGCCGGGCACCGAGGCCCTGGCGGCCACGGTGCGGCCCTTCCTCGCGGGCCACCACGCGGTGCTGATGGGCAACCATGGGGTCGTGG
This window of the bacterium genome carries:
- a CDS encoding class II aldolase/adducin family protein, whose translation is MANLVVLRRELAATGRMMQERGYVVAAEGNLSVRVGGHCFLVTPAGRRKGDLRVQDLVEVDLQGRTARGRPTSEWPLHREIYLARSDVGAVCHAHCPWATAFAAVGRDLDGSLLTETAALLPRVPLAPRAEPGTEALAATVRPFLAGHHAVLMGNHGVVAYGADLAGAFARLETVERLAQVTLLAEAAAGRSPVDAATLEKLRRG